The proteins below come from a single Triticum aestivum cultivar Chinese Spring chromosome 5D, IWGSC CS RefSeq v2.1, whole genome shotgun sequence genomic window:
- the LOC123119415 gene encoding cold-responsive protein kinase 1 produces the protein MKLLRSKFHSLAMTCCPVFRWKRKSRNQIVQQDIDIPLHGNVKIYSSKELKRATRNFCSGNKLGQGSFGCVYLGKLKNGQKVAIKVLSSESKQGTREFLNELSVISSITHHNLVKLHGCCVDGGQKMLVYNYLENNSLARTLFGNAHSSIRFDWSTRAKICIGVAEGLTYLHEEIRPHIVHRDIKASNILLDKDLSPKISDFGLAKLFPGNMTHISTRVAGTLGYLAPEYAIRGQLTKKADVYSFGVLLLEIVSGRWHTDPRLPLQDQFLLETAWTLYESGDLGSIIDRTLKDGFSTDEAHKFLKIGLLCTQDSPKVRPSMSTVAKMLKGECPVGDKIMRPGLITDVMDLKVRTIEPALQLSVSPSMSPLDNHSLVSNLASAGSTVIRDSP, from the exons ATGAAGCTTCTAAGAAGCAAATTCCACTCCCTAGCAATGACTTGCTGTCCTGTGTTCCGGTGGAAGAGAAAATCCAGAAACCAAATTGTACAGCAGGACATAG ACATACCGCTCCATGGCAACGTGAAGATATACTCCTCCAAGGAGCTCAAAAGGGCCACAAGGAACTTCTGCTCAGGAAACAAACTTGGACAGGGTTCTTTCGGCTGCGTTTACCTG GGAAAGCTGAAGAATGGTCAGAAAGTTGCCATCAAGGTGCTCTCCTCCGAGTCAAAGCAAGGAACAAGGGAGTTCTTGAATGAACTGAGTGTCATATCCAGCATAACCCATCACAACCTTGTAAAACTGCACGGCTGCTGCGTCGATGGAGGTCAGAAAATGCTGGTCTACAATTATCTGGAGAACAACAGCCTCGCAAGGACCCTCTTTG GCAATGCCCACAGTAGTATCCGCTTTGACTGGAGCACAAGGGCGAAGATCTGCATTGGTGTTGCCGAGGGTCTCACATATCTGCATGAAGAAATCCGGCCACATATCGTCCACCGTGACATCAAGGCGAGTAACATTCTGCTTGACAAGGACCTGAGCCCCAAAATATCAGATTTCGGGCTAGCAAAGCTCTTCCCAGGCAACATGACGCATATCAGCACGAGGGTTGCAGGAACATT AGGGTATCTGGCACCGGAGTATGCAATCCGAGGGCAGCTCACAAAGAAGGCTGATGTGTACAGCTTTGGCGTTCTCCTGCTGGAGATTGTCAGTGGAAGGTGGCACACCGACCCCAGATTGCCTCTCCAAGATCAGTTCCTCCTAGAAACG GCTTGGACACTCTACGAGTCTGGTGATCTTGGGAGCATCATCGACAGGACCTTAAAAGATGGTTTCAGCACCGACGAAGCTCATAAGTTCTTGAAAATAGGACTCCTGTGCACCCAGGATAGCCCCAAGGTCAGGCCCTCCATGTCGACAGTCGCCAAGATGCTAAAGGGTGAGTGCCCCGTCGGCGACAAGATCATGAGGCCAGGCCTGATCACAGATGTCATGGACCTGAAAGTCAGAACAATCGAGCCTGCTCTTCAGTTAAGTGTGTCTCCATCAATGTCTCCGCTGGATAACCACTCACTGGTGTCTAACCTTGCATCCGCTGGTAGCACTGTGATAAGGGACAGCCCCTGA
- the LOC123124323 gene encoding septin and tuftelin-interacting protein 1 homolog 1-like: MEEDAEGMDRFYYEGPRERTLQTRDDAVYGVFAEGDSDSDYDSEDDEGSRRRKRRRDESESDFTRPVQFVSKGMPEGVEQEEQRLGLGQAASSLRTATAGEDTEEIIDLPTGFGQRIAEGARARREEKERQYEAVKRGRQASSAEVDDGKPAPAPGSVESNTKVAKMMGMMGYKRGMGLGKNAQGITAPVGTILRPKNAGLGSIEEFKEAKPFTAKENLPPPPPPPSAKKEKQRWSKKANLKRDQVLTKNELLAMRAEQEQDEQPTVVQKVIDMRGPQVRVLTDLKGLSDEQEMGANDVPMPELQYNVRVLVDETKADIIRLDGQLRQEQEGVASLVREKEKVAKQEALQKHQLQVMETIAGVLEQVWLDDTAGLLMLRGLLKTFQELKLRHEEEFKMCSVAWIACQFAHPLLIRVFQGWQPLQNPLFGLEVMSSWKDLLQCDQPYDFSDATESMAPYEQLVSEVILPAVMISGTNSWEARDPEPMLCFLESWEQLLPPIVLHSILEHVIMPKLTAAVESWDPRREKVPIHVWVHPWLPTLGRRVETLCDSIRYKLSSVLHVWQAHDASAYALLSPWKGVFDPASWEDLIVRYIIPKLKMALQEFQINPANQKFDQFNSVMIWASAVPVHHMVHMLEVDFFSKWQQVLYHWLCSPNPDFNEITNWYKGWRGLFPPELLANERIRMLLTAGLEMMNQAAEGVELVQPVTRENLGYLRATEKRQFDAAQQASQYPAYRSVPGAAMGDMSFKESIQAYAADQGLLFMPRVNKSYNGKPVYEFGSVSIFIDSVKRLLYAQLQEGTNRWSSVSLTQLLEMNRMARSH, from the coding sequence atggaggaggacgcggaggGCATGGACCGCTTCTACTACGAGGGCCCCCGCGAGCGCACGCTCCAGACCCGCGATGACGCCGTCTACGGCGTCTTCGCCGAGGGGGACTCCGACTccgactacgactccgaggacgaCGAGGGGTCGCGACGCCGCAAGCGCAGAAGGGACGAGTCCGAGTCTGACTTCACCAGGCCCGTGCAGTTCGTCTCCAAGGGAATGCCCGAGGgggtggagcaggaagagcagaggctTGGGCTTGGCCAGGCCGCGTCCTCCTTGCGCACCGCAACCGCGGGGGAGGACACGGAGGAGATCATCGACCTGCCCACGGGGTTCGGGCAGCGGATCGCGGAGGGTGCGCGTGCCAGGCGGGAGGAGAAGGAGCGGCAGTATGAGGCGGTCAAGCGCGGACGCCAAGCGTCATCGGCCGAGGTGGATGATGGAAAACCAGCGCCGGCCCCTGGCAGCGTGGAGTCCAACACGAAGGTGGCTAAGATGATGGGTATGATGGGGTACAAGAGAGGAATGGGTCTCGGCAAGAATGCTCAGGGAATCACCGCACCGGTGGGGACCATCCTGCGCCCCAAAAATGCCGGACTTGGCAGTATCGAGGAGTTTAAGGAGGCCAAGCCCTTCACTGCCAAGGAGAACCTGCCACCCCCACCTCCTCCGCCGTCTGCCAAGAAGGAAAAGCAACGGTGGTCCAAGAAGGCCAACTTGAAGAGAGATCAGGTCCTGACAAAGAATGAGTTGCTGGCTATGCGCGCCGAGCAGGAACAGGATGAGCAGCCCACGGTTGTCCAGAAGGTGATTGACATGCGAGGGCCTCAGGTTCGTGTGCTGACAGACTTGAAGGGGCTCAGTGATGAACAGGAGATGGGGGCGAATGATGTGCCAATGCCAGAGTTGCAGTACAATGTGCGGGTGCTTGTTGACGAGACTAAGGCTGATATCATCAGGTTGGATGGGCAGCTGCGACAGGAGCAGGAGGGGGTGGCTAGTTTGGTGCGGGAGAAGGAGAAAGTAGCAAAGCAGGAGGCATTGCAGAAACACCAGCTGCAGGTTATGGAGACGATTGCAGGTGTGCTGGAGCAAGTCTGGTTGGACGATACAGCTGGTTTGCTCATGCTGCGAGGGTTGCTTAAGACCTTCCAGGAATTGAAGCTGCGCCATGAGGAGGAGTTCAAAATGTGCAGTGTTGCATGGATTGCTTGCCAATTTGCTCATCCATTACTGATCCGGGTCTTCCAGGGGTGGCAACCTCTGCAGAATCCGCTGTTTGGCTTGGAAGTCATGTCGTCATGGAAGGATTTGCTGCAGTGTGACCAGCCATATGATTTCTCAGATGCTACTGAATCAATGGCTCCATATGAACAGCTGGTTAGCGAGGTGATCCTGCCAGCTGTGATGATATCAGGAACTAATTCATGGGAGGCTAGGGATCCAGAACCAATGCTCTGCTTTCTCGAGTCATGGGAGCAGTTGCTGCCCCCTATTGTACTCCATTCAATATTAGAGCATGTAATCATGCCAAAGCTCACAGCTGCTGTCGAATCCTGGGATCCACGTAGGGAGAAGGTACCGATTCATGTATGGGTACACCCATGGTTGCCGACTCTAGGACGAAGGGTAGAGACCTTGTGTGACTCTATTCGTTACAAGCTGAGTAGTGTCCTCCATGTTTGGCAAGCTCACGATGCATCAGCTTACGCTTTGCTATCTCCATGGAAGGGTGTATTTGACCCAGCAAGTTGGGAAGACTTGATAGTGCGTTATATCATTCCTAAACTTAAAATGGCACTCCAGGAGTTTCAGATCAACCCAGCAAACCAGAAGTTCGACCAGTTTAACTCGGTTATGATTTGGGCTTCTGCTGTACCGGTACACCATATGGTCCATATGTTGGAAGTTGATTTCTTTAGCAAGTGGCAGCAGGTTCTCTACCATTGGTTGTGTTCACCGAATCCTGATTTCAATGAGATCACAAACTGGTACAAGGGCTGGAGGGGTCTTTTCCCACCAGAGTTACTCGCCAATGAACGCATACGAATGCTTCTAACGGCTGGTCTTGAGATGATGAACCAAGCTGCTGAAGGGGTTGAGTTGGTGCAGCCAGTGACAAGGGAGAATTTGGGCTACTTGAGAGCAACAGAGAAGCGGCAATTTGATGCAGCACAGCAAGCATCACAATACCCAGCTTATCGTTCAGTGCCAGGAGCAGCCATGGGAGATATGAGCTTCAAGGAGTCTATTCAGGCATATGCGGCTGACCAAGGTTTGCTGTTTATGCCTAGAGTTAATAAATCCTATAATGGCAAGCCAGTGTATGAATTTGGCTCCGTGAGTATCTTCATAGATTCTGTCAAGCGACTACTCTATGCGCAACTTCAAGAGGGAACCAATAGATGGAGTTCTGTGTCTCTTACACAACTGCTGGAAATGAACCGGATGGCAAGATCACACTAG